GACAACGGCAAAGCAGGCCGAGCGCGCGCAATCTGCGTGAACACCCTGTTTGCTCAAGGCGAAAACGACCCGCTCCCAGGTGACCGCCTGTAGCGTGGCGAAATGCCGCCCACCACAGTCACCGTCGACGGGTTCGGCGTGTCCGTCGACGTGGCCGGCCCCGAAAAAGGGTCCGTCGTCGTGGTCCTCGGTGCCGCCCACCATGCACCTGCGGCGTACGAACCGGTATGTCAACGGCTGCACACCGCGTCCCTGCGAACTGTGGTCATCGCACCGGACCCGCGGCTGACCGCCAAAACGGTGATCGAGGTCCTCGACGCACTCGACGTGAAGTGGGCGTTGTTGGTCGGTGACCGCGTCGGCGGGGAATTGGCATGGGAGCTCGCGGCGACGCGGTTGGACCGGTTCATCGGGCTGGTGGTCATCGACCGCGG
The sequence above is drawn from the Mycobacterium gallinarum genome and encodes:
- a CDS encoding alpha/beta fold hydrolase, with translation MPPTTVTVDGFGVSVDVAGPEKGSVVVVLGAAHHAPAAYEPVCQRLHTASLRTVVIAPDPRLTAKTVIEVLDALDVKWALLVGDRVGGELAWELAATRLDRFIGLVVIDRGHPRVADPSGVVRDDSCPPVEMNTTALVSTPAARAVAKASQRYVYGDYRMVDLLGRRNAQESTAQLAAEIVMRTSTW